A part of Acropora palmata chromosome 8, jaAcrPala1.3, whole genome shotgun sequence genomic DNA contains:
- the LOC141889341 gene encoding protein FRG1-like, with protein sequence MSLQMADSYKQVKVGKLKLKGSEDSSRKRKQKKKKRERDEEEPTDLDALRHGGWRKIDSFSELSGNVALQTFRKSYIEALSSGLFTVGEIREDGGNSPAPVEVFTAVPLSEKKIALKSGYGKFMSVDMMGNVTGRSDAIGPQEQLECIFEEDRVALETYNGCFLSVSDDGQISAPRKTVGEKETFHIRTSATKVKISASSVPEGEEELRNHEVSFVKKFQSFQDRNLRLSEEDTTKLKKARMQGTLHEEMLNRREKMKADRYCK encoded by the exons ATGTCTTTGCAAATGGCGGACAGCTACAAACAAGTGAAGGTCGGTAAACTAAAGCTCAAAGGATCAGAAGATAGCTCACGGAAACGGaagcaaaaaaagaagaagcgaGAAAGAGATGAAGAGGAACCGACAGATCTAGATGCGCTTCGCCATGGCGGCTGGAGAAAGATAGACAGCTTCTCTGAACTTAGTGGAAATGTTGCTCTACAGACCTTTAGAAAATCGTATATCGAGGCCTTGAGCAGTGGTCTTTTTACTGTAGGGGAGATAAGAGAGGATGGAGGAAATTCACCGGCTCCTGTTGAAGTTTTTACAGCTGTGCCTTTGTCGGAAAAAAAGATAGCATTGAAATCAGGCTACg GAAAATTCATGTCAGTTGACATGATGGGAAACGTCACTGGTAGATCTGATGCCATTGGCCCTCAGGAACAGTTAGAATGCATATTTGAAGAGGATAGAGTTGCCCTTGAAACATACAATGGGTGCTTTTTATCAGTGAGTGATGATGGACAAATCTCTGCCCCAAGAAAAACTGTTGgagaaaaggaaacatttcACATAAGAACCAGTGCTACCAAAGT CAAAATATCAGCCAGCAGTGTACCAGAAGGTGAGGAGGAATTGCGGAATCATGAAGTTAGTTTTGTCAAGAAGTTTCAGAGTTTTCAAGATCGTAATCTTCGCTTGTCTGAAGAAGATACAACTAAACTGAAAAAAGCCCGCATGCAGGGCACATTGCACGAAGAGATGTTAAATcggcgggaaaagatgaaagcTGATAGATATTGCAAGTGA
- the LOC141889336 gene encoding lysosomal proton-coupled steroid conjugate and bile acid symporter SLC46A3-like, which translates to MAFLSRLPRMTVEPVLFLYMFCFFMSFPLIQQLAFKKICLEKYDTETCKNLTKADENFVQGHTSQWILHQSIALAVPSIFASLIYGSWSDKAGRKLILVLPSIGGALLYVSHILNSVFMSLDVNLILIGVFISGLFGGFATTLLGVFSYISDITDKVQRTSRIAVLESMTFLGATAGNLLGGVLVDHGSFMAAFGVCLAVNLITILYIWFLLPESYFPEDDREVKCSLIVVHVYNHLKKSLQVLTKQRPRHQRRNVLAVIFGAMSFVLIIFAGYNDITPLYSKHSPRNFSPSLIGYLMAEISFIRGLGTVLVIPLLAKLFKWSDFVIAIAGASVTIGFYIFLALSSKKWMMFVAGLLAIGSAMPVPCLRSFLSKQVESSELGSLFAVVASLEVVETLLGSLIFNSIYSATVSRQPGFCYFLISGMLLLPICSMIWLYVSQRRENQQAEMGTSVGPLIQEDYLNSDNTINEPTYKAQYGSQAPSSA; encoded by the exons ATGGCGTTCCTAAGTCGCTTGCCTAGAATGACTGTGGAGCCCGTGTTGTTTCTTTACATGTTCTGCTTTTTTATGTCATTTCCCCTCATACAACAGCTTGCATTTAAGAAGATCTGCCTTGAAAAATATGATACTGAAACCTGCAAAAACCTCACTAAAGCTGATGAAAACTTCGTACAAGGGCATACTTCGCAATGGATTTTGCACCAGTCTATTGCGCTAGCTGTACCTTCGATCTTTGCATCTCTCATATACGGCTCTTGGTCGGACAAAGCCGGGCGTAAACTCATCCTCGTCTTGCCTTCCATCGGAGGCGCCCTTCTTTACGTCAGTCACATTCTTAATTCGGTTTTTATGTCCCTCGATGTCAATCTTATACTCATTGGTGTGTTTATTTCTGGATTGTTTGGAGGCTTCGCTACAACTCTCCTGGGCGTTTTCTCGTATATCTCAGACATTACGGACAAAGTGCAGCGTACATCACGGATAGCTGTGTTAGAATCCATGACTTTCTTGGGAGCGACTGCGGGGAACTTGCTCGGCGGAGTTTTGGTTGATCATGGTAGTTTTATGGCTGCTTTTGGTGTCTGCCTTGCTGTGAATTTGATTACGATACTTTACATTTGGTTCTTGCTCCCGGAATCTTATTTTCCCGAGGACGACCGAGaagtaaaatgctctttgaTAGTGGTACATGTGTATAACCATCTCAAGAAGTCGTTACAagttttaaccaaacaacgaCCTCGTCACCAAAGACGAAACGTACTTGCGGTCATATTTGGAGCCATGTCGTTTGTTCTTATCA tttttgctGGCTATAATGACATCACTCCTCTTTACAGCAAGCACAGCCCACGAAACTTCAGCCCCTCTTTAATTGGTTATCTCATGGCAGAAATTTCATTCATCCGTGGTCTTGGCACAGTGTTGGTGATACCACTATTGGCAAAGCTTTTCAAATGGTCTGATTTTGTGATTGCCATAGCTGGTGCTAGTGTTACAATTGgattttatattttccttGCATTGTCTTCCAAAAAATGGATGATGTTTGTTG CTGGCTTGTTGGCCATTGGTTCTGCCATGCCAGTTCCCTGTCTTAGATCATTTCTGTCAAAGCAAGTGGAATCATCAGAGCTCG GTTCCTTGTTTGCTGTTGTGGCTTCATTGGAAGTGGTGGAAACGTTGTTGGGGTCTCTCATTTTCAACAGCATTTACAGCGCTACTGTGAGTCGACAGCCTGGATTCTGTTACTTCTTAATATCAGGGATGCTCCTTCTTCCCATATGCTCAATGAT TTGGTTATACGTTTCACAAAGACGCGAGAATCAGCAGGCAGAAATGGGCACCTCTGTGGGACCACTAATTCAGGAAGACTACTTGAACAGCGACAACACAATAAACGAGCCCACTTATAAGGCACAGTATGGAAGCCAAGCGCCCTCAAGTGCGTGA